DNA sequence from the Leptospirillum ferrooxidans C2-3 genome:
AGCAAGAGAAGACTTTATATATTCAACAAATGGAGTTGGATATACTCCGAGGAATACTGTCATTCCAGCAGTCAATAAAAGCCCGATTCTTCCCATTGAAGATGACGTGAATTCAACTGAAGCCTCTGGATCTTTCATATACATTAACATCACTAATCTGAGATAGTAAAAAGCTCCTATCGCGGCAAAAATAATACCAACAACAGCTAACCAAGCATACCCTGCATGAATGACAGCAAAGAATATATAGAACTTTGCCAAGAATCCTCCAAAAGGGGGAATCCCTGCCAAAGAGAACATAAATACCAGCATTGTAAACGCTGCGATTGGATGTCTTTTATAGAGACCGACAAAATCGGATATCTCTTCCCCTTCTTCCCCGGACTTTCTGAGCATCAAAACAATTCCGAAAGCGCCGAGAGTCATGAACATGTAGACAAACACATAAAACATTAATGCGAATAAAGACTCTCTATTGGGTTGTAGAAGTGCCATGGAAGCATATCCAGCATGTCCGATAGAAGAATATGCCAACATGCGCTTGATATTGGTTTGTCGTAGAGCAACCAAATTTCCAACAAGCATGGACAAAATGGAAAGGATGATAATTAATAAATTCCAGTCCATTTTATCTGCGGAAAATGATACCCAAAATACTCTCAGAAAAACGCCAAAAGCTGCTATTTTGGATGCTGTAGCCATAAATCCAGTCACAACTGTTGGTGCACCTTCATAAACATCTGGTGTCCACATATGAAAAGGAGCTGCAGAAATCTTGAATGCAAATCCTACAAGAGTCAAAACGATTCCTAGAAGAACCATAGGTTTTAAGGATCCAGGATTCGCGACAAAGGCTGCGATACCTGAGATTGTTTCAGTGCCGGTGGCTCCGTAAAGAAAAGAAATACCGAAAAGGAAAATTGCCGCAGAAAAGGCACCAAGAAGGAAATATTTGAACGATGCCTCAACGGACCGGTGCGATCCCCTTTTAAGTCCTACCATGACATAAAAACAGAGGCTCATGAGTTCGATCCCGAGGAATAGTGTGATCAGATCGCCAGCGGAGACCATCACCATCATTCCAACAGTCGAAAACAGAATAAATGCGTAGTATTCCCCTATGTGAATGTCTTCACGGTCAAGATAGGGCAATGAAAAAAGGATGGTGATAATTGCTGCAACATAAATAATCATTTTAAAAAAATTAGAAAAAGGGTCGATTATATAAAGGCCTTGGTACAGAGGAAGGCCTTTGCCATTAAGACCATAAGAGGCAATCATGGCAAATATAAGGGATGCGATTGTAAAGTAGGCGAGCCATGAGCGTTTTTCGTTGGGGATCATTGTATCAAGAATTAAGATCACGCACCCAAAAAACGTCAGATAAATTTCTGGCATCGTCCCAAGTATATTTACCAGAGAAAAAGACATTAGACCCCCTCAATCAATTTCTTTGCATCAACCCCAGAATAATAGCAATCAACGTGTCTAGAATCCGCTCTTTAGACTTGCAAGCGGGGAAGTCGTGTTGACCTGTCCAATGAGATGATTAACGCTAACATGTAACATTGATAACAGAGCATTTGGCTGTACTCCGAGCCATACGACAATCACCAATAGTGGAAGCAAGGAAGCCCACTCATAACGATTCATGTCAGGCAATGACCAGGATCGGGGTTCATATTTCCCCCAAACAACTTTGGAAAGCAGATAAAGCATATACAATGCAGCCAGAATAATACCGATTGCTGCGATGACGCCGACTGCAGCATTGGCTCTGAAGGTTCCAAGAAGAACAAGGAACTCTCCAACAAAAGAGTTCAATCCTGGAAGGCCAAGCGAAGAAAGGGAAAAAATAACCAGCATGGTTGAAAACACAGGCATTACCTTTGCAATGCCTCCGTAATCCGAAAGAAGCCTGGAATGGGTTCTATCGTAGAGGACACCAACACAAAGGAAGAGAGCACCAGTTGTTACGCCATGGTTAATCATTTGAAGGATTGCTCCCTCCACACCCTGTACATTGAAAACGAATATTCCCAAGGTGACAAAACCCATATGGCTTACGGAAGAGTATGCGATCAATTTTTTCATGTCTTCTTGGGCAAGAGCCATCAGGGCTCCCCAAATAATTCCAATGAGAGACAGTGCAAAAATCAACCCTGTAAAAAACATGGATGCTTTAGGAAACATGGGAAGAGAGAAGCGTATAAAACCATATGCCCCCATTTTCAACATGACAGAAGCAAGGATAACGGATCCTGCTGTAGGTGCTTCCACATGTGCATCAGGTAACCAAGTATGAAATGGAAACATTGGGACCTTAACCGCAAATGCAAGAAACAGGGCGACAAAGGCAAAGTCTTGGAAGATGGGAGAGTAATGTTGGCCCATCAAAGCCACAATATTAAAAGTATGCCCACCCTCAAAATAGAGAGAAATGATCGCCAGGAGCAAAAAGAGAGATCCTGCAAGGGTATACAAAAAGAATTTTATAGTGGCATAGATTCGATTTGGTCCTCCCCATACACCAATGATCAGGAACATCGGAATCAGCATTGCTTCCCAGAAAACATAAAAAAGAATGAAATCTAGTGCAGCAAAAACACCTATCATAGCGCCTTCAAGAATCAAGATTGCAATCATGAACTCAGTGACGCGTTTTTTGATTCCAACCCAACTGGTAAAGATGCACATTGGCATGAGAAGAGTTGTCATGATGATCAGGACCAGACTAATTCCATCGATACCGAGGGTATAATGAATATTGGCAAATGGAATCCAAAGGTGGTCCTCGCCAAATTGCATTTGAAAGGTTCCGGGATTGCCACCAATCAAAAGAGACAATGAAGCAATAAACTCAACTACAGTGATGCCAACCGCTACCCATTTTACTGTCGTATCGGAATCTTTCATTTTCATGAAAGGAAGAAGAAAAATTCCGCCAATAATAGGGAAAAAAATCAAGAAGGTTAGAATCGGGATCGAGAGAAAAGTCATCATGTTCCTCGGTTCAGGGTTAAGCCAATCAATTATCGGACAAAAAGAAACAAACTCACCATGCCAAAAAGACCAATAGCCATTACCAAAGCATAGTTCTGCAACTGACCTGTCTGGACCCTGCGAATCGTTGCAGCACTAGTTTGGCAGAACTCCGCGACACCATTAACAATTCCGTCAATAACTCCCTTGTCGACTTCTTTCCACAAAAGGAATGACAGAAATATTGTTGGCTTCACAAAGACGAGGTCATAGAACTCATCAAAAAACCATTTATTGAGTGATATAGAATATAACCACTTGAATTGTTGTGCTATTTTTTGTGGTATGGTCGAAGGTTTTCCATACAGGAGATAAGCCAATAAAATACCCAAGAGCGCAACAATAACCGAGATTGATTTCAACGTATCATCCGACAATTCCGGTCGCCCAAAGGGATGAGGGATCGGCATCGATTGGGAGAGGAATCCGATAATATCGTAATGAATACCTCCCCATCCTGCGACAAGAGCCATTACAGCAAGAAAAAGCAGAGGGAAGGTCATGACAAAGGGACTTTCATGGGGCGCATGTCCTTCATGCCCATGATGATGTTCTCCTTCCGAAAACTTCTCCTTGCCCAAAAACACCACAAAAACCAATCGAAAAGTATAAAATGCTGTTAGCATGGCCGTAAATACGCCTATCATCCAAAACACATGACCGGACGGTCCCGACTGAAATGCATCCGACAATATGAGGTCTTTGGAGTAGAACCCAGCAAACGGGGGCAATCCGGATAATGCAAGAGAACCAATGAGCATAGTCGCAAATGTAATTTTCATTGCTCGGGATAAGCCCCCCATCCGGAAGATGTCCTGTTCTCCGGACATTGAATGGATAACGGAGCCGGCTCCTAAAAAGAGCAATGCTTTGAAAAAGCCGTGGGTTAACAAATGAAAGATTCCAGCACCATATGCCCCGATGCCACATGCCATAACCATGTATCCGAGTTGACTCATAGTTGAATAAGCGACAATTTTTTTGATGTCGCGCTGAGTTAAAGCGATTGTGGCAGCCACAATCGCAGTTAAAGCTCCAGTCCATGCGACAACGGACATGGCAACAGGAGAAGCATTGTAAATGGGATTAAGACGCACAATCATAAAAATACCGGCTGTAACCATTGTTGCAGCGTGGATTAAAGCAGAAATCGGTGTTGGACCTTCCATCGCGTCCGGTAACCAGGGGTGAAGAGGTAACTGGGCTGACTTACCGACAGCTCCCACGAATAACAACAAAGCAATGACGGTAATCACTGAATATTGAGTTGTCCCGTTAAAAGCAC
Encoded proteins:
- a CDS encoding NADH-quinone oxidoreductase subunit N; protein product: MSFSLVNILGTMPEIYLTFFGCVILILDTMIPNEKRSWLAYFTIASLIFAMIASYGLNGKGLPLYQGLYIIDPFSNFFKMIIYVAAIITILFSLPYLDREDIHIGEYYAFILFSTVGMMVMVSAGDLITLFLGIELMSLCFYVMVGLKRGSHRSVEASFKYFLLGAFSAAIFLFGISFLYGATGTETISGIAAFVANPGSLKPMVLLGIVLTLVGFAFKISAAPFHMWTPDVYEGAPTVVTGFMATASKIAAFGVFLRVFWVSFSADKMDWNLLIIILSILSMLVGNLVALRQTNIKRMLAYSSIGHAGYASMALLQPNRESLFALMFYVFVYMFMTLGAFGIVLMLRKSGEEGEEISDFVGLYKRHPIAAFTMLVFMFSLAGIPPFGGFLAKFYIFFAVIHAGYAWLAVVGIIFAAIGAFYYLRLVMLMYMKDPEASVEFTSSSMGRIGLLLTAGMTVFLGVYPTPFVEYIKSSLAIFIP
- a CDS encoding NADH-quinone oxidoreductase subunit M yields the protein MMTFLSIPILTFLIFFPIIGGIFLLPFMKMKDSDTTVKWVAVGITVVEFIASLSLLIGGNPGTFQMQFGEDHLWIPFANIHYTLGIDGISLVLIIMTTLLMPMCIFTSWVGIKKRVTEFMIAILILEGAMIGVFAALDFILFYVFWEAMLIPMFLIIGVWGGPNRIYATIKFFLYTLAGSLFLLLAIISLYFEGGHTFNIVALMGQHYSPIFQDFAFVALFLAFAVKVPMFPFHTWLPDAHVEAPTAGSVILASVMLKMGAYGFIRFSLPMFPKASMFFTGLIFALSLIGIIWGALMALAQEDMKKLIAYSSVSHMGFVTLGIFVFNVQGVEGAILQMINHGVTTGALFLCVGVLYDRTHSRLLSDYGGIAKVMPVFSTMLVIFSLSSLGLPGLNSFVGEFLVLLGTFRANAAVGVIAAIGIILAALYMLYLLSKVVWGKYEPRSWSLPDMNRYEWASLLPLLVIVVWLGVQPNALLSMLHVSVNHLIGQVNTTSPLASLKSGF
- the nuoL gene encoding NADH-quinone oxidoreductase subunit L is translated as MSFYVLIPLLPLVGFLITGIFWPYFKGKGHIVTVPLMVVSWVLSLKAFSETMSAPPVHIKLFDWIDSGSLHVAISLMVDHLTAIMLVMVTTVSTLVHIYTVGYMKDDSGYDRFFAYISLFTFSMIMLLMSDNLLELFVFWEAVGFCSYILIVHWYERKPSWVAANKAFIMNRIGDFGFMLGILLVYVIFGTLNYSEIFQKLPAHLHDTINLWSAFNGTTQYSVITVIALLLFVGAVGKSAQLPLHPWLPDAMEGPTPISALIHAATMVTAGIFMIVRLNPIYNASPVAMSVVAWTGALTAIVAATIALTQRDIKKIVAYSTMSQLGYMVMACGIGAYGAGIFHLLTHGFFKALLFLGAGSVIHSMSGEQDIFRMGGLSRAMKITFATMLIGSLALSGLPPFAGFYSKDLILSDAFQSGPSGHVFWMIGVFTAMLTAFYTFRLVFVVFLGKEKFSEGEHHHGHEGHAPHESPFVMTFPLLFLAVMALVAGWGGIHYDIIGFLSQSMPIPHPFGRPELSDDTLKSISVIVALLGILLAYLLYGKPSTIPQKIAQQFKWLYSISLNKWFFDEFYDLVFVKPTIFLSFLLWKEVDKGVIDGIVNGVAEFCQTSAATIRRVQTGQLQNYALVMAIGLFGMVSLFLFVR